The Osmerus eperlanus chromosome 22, fOsmEpe2.1, whole genome shotgun sequence genome window below encodes:
- the LOC134009009 gene encoding protocadherin Fat 1-like isoform X2 has product MNPYFDHTLYKAFIQEEQTGEFFTILPDAIKAQDGDTGINMMVVYSISAVSPSKYLNNFDINENSGVISVVTGLDREEIGEVTISIKAAQVDDNMKTANAVVTVTIEDANDNPPVFDKSRYHATLLENSLTDTVVFRVKVTDLDEGGFNGTLRLLPESVPFSVSLDGTVTVKTSTDLDRETVGHFFFQIEAQEADTPNRVVSADANVTLLDENDNTPVFSASIYSNSILVKDAKVGDVVLTLLATDKDIGNNSLITYSFSAGNFTYLSLNDKTGVVTIASDLADVTEDTALDFTVMAQDHGLPPLNSTARGLVSLMTVSLSEGVAFESPSYNFSVAENQPEGAAVGVVKASPGSSLYDISYVLMTHTDLFTIDPRGALLTKETLDKESQDWYILEVKAVDTRIPPTSAVALVQVEVEDVNEAPKFIDGIYQAKIFSIAPFKYPVVQVKATDPDSGDSERLQYSMSEPSSYFDVDPSTGQVYVVSAVGLAGQTTTLTMKATDPLGLQATAMVQVDVQGSASSDVVVISLNQAANVVEKNIPEMEESLGRALGWTVRVIRVSSSNSGEAESRKLRNNIKTFVSIIATDVDKVIPALEIKKKLQSESATVKAELEKVFGAGLEYDVQDDPVEASDNQAIVIALGVLLGLSMLGLLLMGTYTIVKFIRTKRNAEDSDRESFAIDNQSNINQDRKTSGNLNLGLRSHGIEKKAEPEPDSQNKDSNSDDSQTSTL; this is encoded by the exons ATGAACCCCTATTTTGACCACACCCTTTACAAAGCTTTCATACAGGAGGAACAA ACAGGAGAATTCTTCACAATTCTGCCAGATGCCATAAAAGCTCAAGATGGCGACACTGGTATCAACATGATGGTAGTCTACAGTATCAGTGCAG TATCTCCAAGCAAGTACCTGAATAATTTTGACATCAATGAAAACAGTGGGGTCATCTCTGTTGTGACTGGACTGGACCGAGAAGAGATAGGGGAAGTCACTATCAGCATTAAG GCAGCTCAGGTGGACGACAACATGAAAACGGCCAATGCTGTGGTGACTGTCACCATTGAGGATGCCAATGACAACCCCCCGGTGTTTGACAAATCCAGATACCATGCAACACTGTTGGAGAATTCACTGACAGACACTGTCGTTTTCAGAGTAAAAGTCACTGACCTGGATGAG GGTGGATTTAATGGAACTCTTCGGCTCCTTCCAGAATCAGTGCCTTTCTCTGTGAGCTTAGATGGCACTGTCACAGTGAAAACCTCCACTGACCTGGACAGAGAGACTGTTGGACACTTCTTCTTTCAG ATCGAAGCACAGGAAGCGGACACGCCCAACCGTGTTGTATCCGCTGACGCCAATGTAACTCTACTGGACGAGAATGACAATACACCAGTGTTCAGTGCCTCCATCTACTCAAACAGCATCCTGGTAAAGGACGCTAAAGTGGGGGATGTGGTGTTGACACTTTTGGCAACAGATAAGGACATCGGCAACAACTCACTCATTACTTACAG TTTTTCTGCAGGCAACTTTACTTATCTATCCCTGAATGATAAGACGGGAGTTGTAACCATAGCATCTGACCTTGCTGATGTCACAGAGGACACGGCTCTTGATTTCACGGTCATGGCACAGGATCACGGACTGCCACCCTTGAACTCCACAG CTCGTGGTCTGGTCTCCTTGATGACTGTCAGCCTTAGCGAAGGTGTGGCCTTCGAGAGCCCCTCCTACAACTTCAGCGTTGCCGAAAACCAGCCAGAAGGGGCCGCGGTGGGGGTGGTGAAGGCGTCGCCTGGCAGCAGCCTCTATGACATCTCTTACGTCCTcatgacacacactgacctgtttACCATAGACCCTCGGGGAGCTCTCCTCACGAAAGAAACGCTCGACAAAGAAAGCCAGGATTGGTACATCCTGGAAGTGAAAGCAGTAGACACGAGGATTCCCCCTACCTCTGCAGTTGCATTG GTTCAGGTGGAGGTTGAGGATGTGAACGAGGCCCCAAAGTTTATCGATGGAATCTACCAAGCAAAGATCTTCAGCATTGCCCCATTCAAGTATCCTGTGGTACAGGTTAAG gccaCAGACCCTGACAGTGGTGACAGTGAGCGTCTGCAGTACAGTATGTCGGAGCCCAGTTCCTACTTTGACGTGGACCCCTCCACTGGTCAGGTGTATGTGGTGTCAGCGGTGGGACTGGCAGGACAGACAACCACTTTGACCATGAAGGCTACAGACCCTTTGGGCCTTCAGGCCACAGCGATGGTCCAG GTGGACGTCCAGGGAAGTGCCAGCAGTGACGTAGTGGTCATCTCTCTCAACCAAGCCGCCAACGTAGTGGAGAAGAACATCCCTGAGATGGAAGA GTCTTTGGGGAGAGCGCTGGGCTGGACCGTGAGGGTCATCAGGGTTTCCAGCTCTAACAGTGGAGAGGCTGAATCAAGAAAATTGAGGAACAACATCAAGACGTTTGTTAGCATAATTGCCACAGATGTCGACAAAGTCATCCCTGCTCTGGAGATCAAAAA GAAGCTGCAAAGTGAAAGTGCCACTGTCAAGGCGGAACTTGAGAAGGTGTTTGGGGCGGGGCTCGAGTATGACGTGCAGGATGATCCGGTGGAAGCGTCTGATAACCAGGCCATCGTCATCGCCCTGGGAGTCCTTCTGGGGCTGAGCATGCTGGGATTGCTTCTGATGGGGACATACACAATCGTCAA GTTCATAAGGACGAAAAGAAATGCAGAGGATTCAGACAGGGAGAGCTTTGCCATTGACAATCAAAGTAATAT
- the LOC134009009 gene encoding protocadherin Fat 1-like isoform X1, with protein sequence MNPYFDHTLYKAFIQEEQTGEFFTILPDAIKAQDGDTGINMMVVYSISAVSPSKYLNNFDINENSGVISVVTGLDREEIGEVTISIKAAQVDDNMKTANAVVTVTIEDANDNPPVFDKSRYHATLLENSLTDTVVFRVKVTDLDEGGFNGTLRLLPESVPFSVSLDGTVTVKTSTDLDRETVGHFFFQIEAQEADTPNRVVSADANVTLLDENDNTPVFSASIYSNSILVKDAKVGDVVLTLLATDKDIGNNSLITYSFSAGNFTYLSLNDKTGVVTIASDLADVTEDTALDFTVMAQDHGLPPLNSTARGLVSLMTVSLSEGVAFESPSYNFSVAENQPEGAAVGVVKASPGSSLYDISYVLMTHTDLFTIDPRGALLTKETLDKESQDWYILEVKAVDTRIPPTSAVALVQVEVEDVNEAPKFIDGIYQAKIFSIAPFKYPVVQVKATDPDSGDSERLQYSMSEPSSYFDVDPSTGQVYVVSAVGLAGQTTTLTMKATDPLGLQATAMVQVDVQGSASSDVVVISLNQAANVVEKNIPEMEESLGRALGWTVRVIRVSSSNSGEAESRKLRNNIKTFVSIIATDVDKVIPALEIKKKLQSESATVKAELEKVFGAGLEYDVQDDPVEASDNQAIVIALGVLLGLSMLGLLLMGTYTIVKFIRTKRNAEDSDRESFAIDNQSNINQDGKTSEHFNMVRTYQDSNNQSHRCGKNNKPKEEEEVAQRRGSVRSMDYPIHFNPSTGTLPPIIVCSSCTFLQREFD encoded by the exons ATGAACCCCTATTTTGACCACACCCTTTACAAAGCTTTCATACAGGAGGAACAA ACAGGAGAATTCTTCACAATTCTGCCAGATGCCATAAAAGCTCAAGATGGCGACACTGGTATCAACATGATGGTAGTCTACAGTATCAGTGCAG TATCTCCAAGCAAGTACCTGAATAATTTTGACATCAATGAAAACAGTGGGGTCATCTCTGTTGTGACTGGACTGGACCGAGAAGAGATAGGGGAAGTCACTATCAGCATTAAG GCAGCTCAGGTGGACGACAACATGAAAACGGCCAATGCTGTGGTGACTGTCACCATTGAGGATGCCAATGACAACCCCCCGGTGTTTGACAAATCCAGATACCATGCAACACTGTTGGAGAATTCACTGACAGACACTGTCGTTTTCAGAGTAAAAGTCACTGACCTGGATGAG GGTGGATTTAATGGAACTCTTCGGCTCCTTCCAGAATCAGTGCCTTTCTCTGTGAGCTTAGATGGCACTGTCACAGTGAAAACCTCCACTGACCTGGACAGAGAGACTGTTGGACACTTCTTCTTTCAG ATCGAAGCACAGGAAGCGGACACGCCCAACCGTGTTGTATCCGCTGACGCCAATGTAACTCTACTGGACGAGAATGACAATACACCAGTGTTCAGTGCCTCCATCTACTCAAACAGCATCCTGGTAAAGGACGCTAAAGTGGGGGATGTGGTGTTGACACTTTTGGCAACAGATAAGGACATCGGCAACAACTCACTCATTACTTACAG TTTTTCTGCAGGCAACTTTACTTATCTATCCCTGAATGATAAGACGGGAGTTGTAACCATAGCATCTGACCTTGCTGATGTCACAGAGGACACGGCTCTTGATTTCACGGTCATGGCACAGGATCACGGACTGCCACCCTTGAACTCCACAG CTCGTGGTCTGGTCTCCTTGATGACTGTCAGCCTTAGCGAAGGTGTGGCCTTCGAGAGCCCCTCCTACAACTTCAGCGTTGCCGAAAACCAGCCAGAAGGGGCCGCGGTGGGGGTGGTGAAGGCGTCGCCTGGCAGCAGCCTCTATGACATCTCTTACGTCCTcatgacacacactgacctgtttACCATAGACCCTCGGGGAGCTCTCCTCACGAAAGAAACGCTCGACAAAGAAAGCCAGGATTGGTACATCCTGGAAGTGAAAGCAGTAGACACGAGGATTCCCCCTACCTCTGCAGTTGCATTG GTTCAGGTGGAGGTTGAGGATGTGAACGAGGCCCCAAAGTTTATCGATGGAATCTACCAAGCAAAGATCTTCAGCATTGCCCCATTCAAGTATCCTGTGGTACAGGTTAAG gccaCAGACCCTGACAGTGGTGACAGTGAGCGTCTGCAGTACAGTATGTCGGAGCCCAGTTCCTACTTTGACGTGGACCCCTCCACTGGTCAGGTGTATGTGGTGTCAGCGGTGGGACTGGCAGGACAGACAACCACTTTGACCATGAAGGCTACAGACCCTTTGGGCCTTCAGGCCACAGCGATGGTCCAG GTGGACGTCCAGGGAAGTGCCAGCAGTGACGTAGTGGTCATCTCTCTCAACCAAGCCGCCAACGTAGTGGAGAAGAACATCCCTGAGATGGAAGA GTCTTTGGGGAGAGCGCTGGGCTGGACCGTGAGGGTCATCAGGGTTTCCAGCTCTAACAGTGGAGAGGCTGAATCAAGAAAATTGAGGAACAACATCAAGACGTTTGTTAGCATAATTGCCACAGATGTCGACAAAGTCATCCCTGCTCTGGAGATCAAAAA GAAGCTGCAAAGTGAAAGTGCCACTGTCAAGGCGGAACTTGAGAAGGTGTTTGGGGCGGGGCTCGAGTATGACGTGCAGGATGATCCGGTGGAAGCGTCTGATAACCAGGCCATCGTCATCGCCCTGGGAGTCCTTCTGGGGCTGAGCATGCTGGGATTGCTTCTGATGGGGACATACACAATCGTCAA GTTCATAAGGACGAAAAGAAATGCAGAGGATTCAGACAGGGAGAGCTTTGCCATTGACAATCAAAGTAATAT AAACCAAGACGGAAAGACCTCTGAACATTTTAACATGGTGAGAACCTATCAGGATTCAAACAATCAAAGTCATAG GTGTGGGAAAAACAATAAaccaaaagaagaagaagaagtagcaCAACGGAGGGGCTCTGTCAGA AGCATGGATTACCCAATTCACTTCAACCCTTCCACAGGAACACTGCCCCCAATTATTGTCTGCAGCTCCTGCACTTTCCTCCAGCgtgagtttgattga